TTATGCAAACCAGACCATTGCTGGAACCAACTGAATagtcattgtttaaagactcacTTTTGAGTGGGTAATCTATTTTAACAATCTTATCTTTGATTTCACATTAAAATGATGACTCATAACTTATAGCATATGTTACGGTTTCCCCTCTGCCAATACTCTGTTTACTTTTAAACATGAGCTAGTATTATTGTTTTGTTTCGCATAATTAAGGTGCATCTCCACAAAACTAGGACTGGAAACCAAAACTTGCGGACACACTTGCATAGATAtattgtgtagttgcaggaaaacctacaaccacacTCCAATGTATCTAGATTAGTACTCAAGTAAATataatgaattctttattaactttcaaggattataattggatacaatggataacaatgactttacttgctctccaaataaactttctctctcctagtttcttgtctcacacacactaaaagatctctccctctatgtgatgacttccttcctttatatagcgattcctcatagtggatgacagctaagagatccactattttcggaatcactatgCGATACATTCGCTCATTTACAATCACTCATTCTCGCAAAGACTATACCTCGCATAaaacatcacactttactcgtgatcttgctgacatcatccaatacgtcacttcaGCTTTGCCATATGCGATAGTCCTCGCTTACATCGGATAATCCTTACTTCGTatacttattgatatgtgcgatattccactcatacatttttcctcttctcgtTTCGCTTACATTGtgaagtgagcgatatgagaaatttccATCCTATAATAGCGCATGTGTATATCTTTTCATATTTTATCTTGCCGACACTCCTCCGGAATTCCAGTTTTCCTTATTTACGCGTGCATTTTTAACCACTTATTATCTGACACGTCATTTTAACCGCCTGTTTTTATCCGTTCATTCCTTGCATTAATGAAACCTTCAAAAAATGGGACTGATTTttccttatatatcttctttcgtcTTATTCTTCTTTCTACTTTCTTGTTTCTActttcttgtttcatcttctctgctACTGCTTTCTCTGATCAAAGCTAAATTTATTTCTTTATACTTTCTACCCATTTTCATTCCCATTCTAAAAATGGCTCATGCTGGTAAGAAGATGGAGACATAATTCAATAGGTTGAAGAACGAATTCCATTCGAGAGGTTACTCATTTTCTCTTCCCTCATCATCtgactattcatccaaacttaatCTTGATTTGATCAACTCCGATCAATGGAACAATcaaaaattattgttttattggGACAACCTTTTATTCTTCCAATTCCCTTGTTCAACCCCGAAATACccctattttatgaaattcttgctgatgaTCGATTCACACGGGGAATATTCCAACTAAGTGGTGATGCGATCAGAATAACAGCTGGGCTAGAGTCCTCTTATCCTTATGAGGTGCGAAACAAATCGCATCGTGATAAGGTCATTGATTctaccaaatatactcttttcttAAAAAATTACTATGTTGCAATTATGAAAAACAATTTAACTAAATGGGTCGTTCACTTAAGAAGAAAATATGGTATGCTGAAGATGATAGgatcatgcgagatgttgattggaatgaTAAATCTAACAATTCTGCTCGCAGATCTAATGACTCGAGTTGGCTTAATTGCCTGTCATTCTAGAGGGTCCTTATATTTCTGGTAAAGCTGAGGATGGTTCTGATATTCCTCTTCCTGAAAAGTTTtcttcttaccaaacttggaagtTTGTACTTTCCGAAGCTGAGACAAAGAAAGTGGTATGGGGGTTCGCATAAATGTTCTCAATCTCGCATAATTTCTTCCAATTTCTTATAATCGTATAAATGTTCTCAATTTCGCATAATAATCCCATTTTTTGCAGATTGATAAGAGGGCCAAAACTTCACACAATGCATCAGCTTCGCagaataataaagtaagaaacattctttttgattttaacaatattgttgcctctgtttcttatcttgattattcgtgTAGGTGAAATCTTTGGGTGATAAGACTTCAAGTAAAGGTAAGTATATTCCTAAAAGGCCTACGTCTAAATCTTCATCAAaaacgacatctacaatggatgaTCTCTCTAGGATGCGTAAAAGATACGATTCCTCTTCAAGTTCGGAATCTAGTGAGGATGATATCTCTGTTTCTGATGATTCATCAATTCCTTCTTCTTTGAAAGAGTTGTCCAATCTTTTTGCTGGAGATCTCCTAACTGCTATTGATAATGAAGAATCAAATCGTGCTTTTGGAATGGTTTCTAAAATATGCGATGCTCCTACTTTAGATGATCCATCTCTTCGTGGAGCTGCCTCTGCGATAAGTCCTAACCTCCAATTCACAATCGGCTCTTTGGTAATATTTGTAATTTTACCTTTTGTCTTTTCTTTAGTCTTGCTTTATTACTAATAGTAATACTTCCTTTCGTTCTCGCAGGGAGCCCGTTTATCTTATGTAATCTCCTCGGACTACCAAAGGAGACTtactaaacttgagaaagaaaATGCCAAGCTTAAAGATGAGAATTCAACCAATTCTGATTTGATTCGCAGAGCCcgagaaagaaatgatgaactcattggtatgtagcctttattttccttgttcttCTATTTTATGCGATAATTCGcatttcttattttgttatattCGCAGATCTATATAACTTTTCGGATGAGGATGCCAATCTTCCTGATGGTGAAACCCTTTTAGAAcaccttaattcttctttaaataaCTATCCCAACCAAGGATTTGAAAATCTGAATTTGGAAGAATTAAGATTGAAATATGCTGCTCTTAGAAAAAGTCATAGATCTTTATTGACTACATTTAATAACTTTAAACATCGTCTTCATGAGAGCCAAgaacaaattcaaattttggaaacaaagaaGAATAAGCTTATTGATGAGAAAGACGAGATCACTCTTAAGGGTGCGAAAGCACTAGAAACATTCCAAGAATCCATCATTGAGGTTCAAAAAGAACGTGATTTAGCTTTGAGCGAAAAAAACATACTTGTCgaagaaagaaatttaattcgCTCTCGGCTTCTCATATAAATCGAAGTTGAATTTAGTTGGGCTGATAgagttctgaatgatgctagaaAGTATTTAGCCATAAACGTGAGTCTTCAAGCTGAACATTCCGCATTGGTTAAAGACAttgtttccaattatgaaggtcaaaTATTGCTCTTTTAATACTTATCTTTTTTATGAGAATAACacattttttttatatgtatttTAACTTGCTTATTCATATTTCACAGATAAGGAGAAGAATTATCTTCAGAAGATTGAAgagttagaaactcgcttagcttctgaagaagagaagaattatCCTCAGAAGATTGAAGAATTAGAAACTCGCTTAGATTCTGAAGAAAAAGATTTATTTTCTCGCAACTCTaagtatcagcaattgaagaAGAACTTCATCATCATGGTTTCAAACAATAGCAATGATGCTAATCGTGCTCGCGAAGCTGTTGTTAAGAAAGTCTGCGTTGAGAATAACATCCCTCTTACAAAGTATAAATTTCCAGAAATCCCTGATAATGAACATATTTCTGATATTTCAGACAGcgaaggagaagatgaagaatctgaagaagaaaTAACTGGTTCTGAGATTGAGCGAGATGAAGATTAATCATTTTCACTTGTTGTAAATTCTTTGTAAATTGTTTTCCTTCTGAATATTTTTCATGTAACCTTAAAAACATGCACTTTTTGAGCATTAATTTTCACTCCTTTAATATAAATTCCCTTTGTTCGCATTTGCGTCCAAAATATCATTCTCTCGCATGTATATGAGTCTATCAAATGGTGCAAATAACATtccctttgcattcccattcttgcctctgttaATTGACACGTCTTGATAGACTTAGTatgattaattttattttatagttCTTCATGCATTTGGTGCGAATGCGTTCGCAATATTCCTTTTTCCCGGTAAATTCCTGTA
Above is a genomic segment from Papaver somniferum cultivar HN1 chromosome 10, ASM357369v1, whole genome shotgun sequence containing:
- the LOC113316748 gene encoding uncharacterized protein LOC113316748 produces the protein MAHAEGPYISGKAEDGSDIPLPEKFSSYQTWKFVLSEAETKKVIDKRAKTSHNASASQNNKVKSLGDKTSSKGKYIPKRPTSKSSSKTTSTMDDLSRMRKRYDSSSSSESSEDDISVSDDSSIPSSLKELSNLFAGDLLTAIDNEESNRAFGMVSKICDAPTLDDPSLRGAASAISPNLQFTIGSLGARLSYVISSDYQRRLTKLEKENAKLKDENSTNSDLIRRARERNDELIDLYNFSDEDANLPDGETLLEHLNSSLNNYPNQGFENLNLEELRLKYAALRKSHRSLLTTFNNFKHRLHESQEQIQILETKKNKLIDEKDEITLKGAKALETFQESIIEVQKELEFSWADRVLNDARKYLAINVSLQAEHSALVKDIVSNYEDKEKNYLQKIEELETRLASEEEKNYPQKIEELETRLDSEEKDLFSRNSKYQQLKKNFIIMVSNNSNDANRAREAVVKKVCVENNIPLTKYKFPEIPDNEHISDISDSEGEDEESEEEITGSEIERDED